GGGAAGGGATATACCTGCCTCAATGATTGCCATCTCCGTGCCGCTGTCGATGGCGCACAGGGACAGCGGGACACCTGTCTGGGAATTATAGCTGCGCGGTGACCTCACGACCCTGAGGTCAGGGGATATGAGGCGGTAGAGCCATTCCTTGACTGTGGTCTTGCCCCGGCTCCCGGTAATGGCGATGACACGCGCTCCGGACTTTGCACGATGGGAGGCTGCCAACTTCTGGAGGGCGTCGATGACAGAAGGGACTTTGAGGAAGTTGGCCTGAGGCATGGATGAGGCGTCGGCGGGAATGGTGTCGACCACAAAGTCGCGCACACCACCATGGGCATATAGGGAGGCGATGTAGTTGTTACCGTCGCCCGAGGGGGTGCGTAGGGCAAAGAAGAGTGTGCCGGACGGATCAAGGAGGGAACGGCTGTCGGTGAGGAGGGAGGTTATTCTATGGTCAGGAAATGCCGGTGAGCCGGCATTGATGATGCGGGCTATCTCGGAAATGCTATAATCCATTGGAAATGTATCTGTCTATGATTGGAGCCAGGAGAGGATGGGCTTTGGTGAATTCTTCTATGATCTGTGAGGTGTCGTCAGCCGGGGTGCCTCCCATGGGACGATGGGCGAGACGGCGTGTGAGACGGCGGGATTGTGAGGCAAGGTCACGTGTGGAGGGGGAGAAATATGTGGCTGAGAATATGTCGTAGATGTATCTGACAGCCTGGTCGGTGGGGTGCTTCATGTCGTCGGCATAGAAGCGATAGTCGCGCAGGTCGTCCATCATTATCTCGAACGACGGAAAATAGTGGGTGGATGGAAAGGTCCTGACTACGGAGTCAATTGCAAGAAGGAGGGTTGCCTTGGATATGGAGTTGATGTGCGCACCCTGCCCCAAATAGCGCAAAGGGCTTACTGTAAATATTATATGTATGTCGGGATTGACGGTACGGACCATACTGACCAAAGACTCCAAATCGTCGGTGCACTGATCGAGTGAAAGGGTCTCTTCACGGAATGAAGATGACGGCAGCCTGTGGCAGTTGGCTACAACCATGCCTTGTTGACGGTGGCGGAACACCCGGGTGGTGCCAAGGGTGACGATAAGGGAGGAGGCGTGCAGGAGGGCCTCGCGGGCAAGATGTATCTGACGTGTCATCGCCTGGGCTGCCGCCTCACGGTCGCAGCCTGAGTAGCGGGAATGGAAGAGGTGGCTGTGGAAACGCCCTTCGTGAGGGAACAGATCGCCGGGGCTTATACTGATGCCGTCGACTATGGAGGAGACAGCGCGACGCACCGACGACGGATTGTAGATGGGTCCGAAGGGGTTGACTATGACATCGAAGAGGTCGTCGCGCATGCATGCCCCTATATTGTCGGTGAAGCATGATCCGACAAGCACAACAGGGGTGCCGTGCGAGAGCAGCCCTTCAAGGCCTTTTTCGGGAGAAACCTCAGTACGGAATATCATCAGTGGATCGCATTCAGGACAATGGGGTTGCCGTAATCGGGGTAAAGATAGAGTGTGCTACCCTGGACTGACCATGAGTAGTATTCCACGTCACCTCCGCCGTAGTCAATGGTGAGAGACGAGCCGCTGACCCACCAGGAGAACTCGTAATAATCCGCTCCATATCTCGGATCGTCGACGATGTAATTGCCGTAACCGTCTTCGTAAAACTCGTAATAGACGTATTCGCGAGTGGGCGGAGCTACCTGCTCCCAGCTGCCCTCTACGGTGTAGTACCATTCATCGTCGTCATCGTCACACGATGTGAAAGATGTCATGGCTATCAGTGCTACGATCATTAAAGACAATGCCTTGACGGCTTTGCGTGAGGATGGTGTAAGTAGGCTCATAATAGTTGAATCTATGATGGTGGGGGAAACTGTTAACACTTAATGAAACAACAGAGGTGCCGACAGTGTTTTTTTCCACGCGCAAAAATACAATATTATTCGCAGCCATGCAAATGCTGTCACAATGGCGGAGAGGGCGGATATGATATTGAGAAGGGGGCTGGGCGGAGGGAGCGGTGGGGGATGGAGGCTGCGGTCAGTTCGCGACAGTAGCGGTCGTGGCGACGGCGGTCGAGATCGGCACTGAGCAGGATGGTGTCGGGACGGATCCCGGAGGCGAGCTTACGGACATCTGCCGTGAATCCGCGGCACACCACTGCATAGGTGATGCGTGCGGATGCCGGGAGTGTGTGGCTCTTCGGGATGCCTGATGCGAGGAAAAGGAATGTGGCTCCCGAGACACTTACCAGAGAGCCTTGCCTACACACCTGACCGTGAATGGCTCCATCCTCCAGCGGTACTATATCGGGGATGCCTCGGCGAAGCATGTAGGAACTGTATTTCCTGAGGCTGCGCTCCATGACTTCTCCGTGCAATGCAGGGCGGGCTGTGGTGAATGACAGGAGTGTGTCACGGTCTCTTACAAGCATGGTGGTCTCGGTGGAAGAGTGTGTTATATATACTTCCGTGGCATTGTTGTCCGGGACAGGGATAAATGACCACAACACGATGAAGAGTGTGACGACCGCCATGGCGAAGAGCATCACCACCCTCCTACCATAGAGCCAAAGGGCGAACAGGAGCAAGAGGACAAAGTACATAGCCATAACCCATTGCGGAATCCAGAGACCTGAGAATGAGGAGCCGGGAAGAGTGGCGATGTATCCGGCGATATCCATCATCATGCCGTAAAAGGTATCGACAATACTTCCCAGCCATGCTGCCGTGCAGCCGACAGCATCAAGTGCCAACAAAAGCATGCCTGAGCCAAGAATAAGTGGCAACAGAAGGGACACTGCAATGTTAGTGAACATAAAATATGCCGGAAATATATGGAAATGGAAGGCACTAACCATGCCTGTGCCCAACATTGCAGCAACC
The sequence above is drawn from the Duncaniella freteri genome and encodes:
- a CDS encoding GSCFA domain-containing protein; protein product: MIFRTEVSPEKGLEGLLSHGTPVVLVGSCFTDNIGACMRDDLFDVIVNPFGPIYNPSSVRRAVSSIVDGISISPGDLFPHEGRFHSHLFHSRYSGCDREAAAQAMTRQIHLAREALLHASSLIVTLGTTRVFRHRQQGMVVANCHRLPSSSFREETLSLDQCTDDLESLVSMVRTVNPDIHIIFTVSPLRYLGQGAHINSISKATLLLAIDSVVRTFPSTHYFPSFEIMMDDLRDYRFYADDMKHPTDQAVRYIYDIFSATYFSPSTRDLASQSRRLTRRLAHRPMGGTPADDTSQIIEEFTKAHPLLAPIIDRYISNGL